One genomic window of Leptotrichia shahii includes the following:
- a CDS encoding DEAD/DEAH box helicase, whose protein sequence is MEQKSISLELKKQITPSIFVIGQEYYNESLGNITALFADGNFMTVEGEYKENSLCKTSITVEQRKGKFIEANCDCMFFKNNKKNCCKHIVTLGMMADHSEKISKVIGTGEIEMMFEDDFEEDNKKLAQIKEERKKEKEKAVKNAKRKETEDNGKNKSRQRIKLREEKFNAMNSGKSESISVEAYNIDNENLKNINLKNKNAVEFEFFEENGEKAGNAEFIEKNGIVEFQAVENNGEILENISEKINKIYNLHLESENIDYEEKQEMRLEVEIDEGSYSDYKYGYDYNQENNVPDYILRIKTGFKKIYYVKDILKFIEAVIKEREYEITSKITYSPKNCFFNETNQKIINAIYEYSKEIQSVINSGIKDKKGLKVYEMLLNKLLTAMEKGKNLVLLGETKQIMNSYEPLFVMENGRITIRNIEKISENSPFYTFANDTTKVFKMDKNEERFFEKFDLLDTELFNQLSDEDNRKLCAVLSYENINVAEYIEEDGNIDIFVSETDEKEVVKVNLSNTVCAAEKNGKYFIPRKNAKILEELKKLVEGYSITNVELIEGTYNVNYEGLGKISEYIDKKYADKVKIHLENKIKNARNIDVHIGIKKVENNFLNVSFDIEGIKAEDVEIVMEAIKNEQKYITLSSGELVKIANKSIEELVGIVDSISNLKVGENKISKIKALQLAQISKNIQEDLVKIDEFKDLFHKIKNREEIEPNNIKVNLFPYQKLGFNWLKNMYDIGFGGILADDMGLGKTLQTISLLNEIYQENRNFSALIIVPSSLLYNWKEEIIKFTGITPVLVEGTAAQRRKIISKGSKGFLITTYQALRNDIEEYKNREFDVVVLDEAQNIKTTTSQIKKAVMKINSKVNFALTGTPVENNILELWSIFDFVIPGYLDNLTKFKKTYKEAIVNPNSSKINNLREIIAPFLLRRTKKEVLTELPDKIESNMVVTLSTEQKQLYMSYIKQAKSEMKKFNENDNNRMKILAILTKLRQICNSPTLFKEDYKGEVAKLEVLRDILPDITENGHRLLIFSQFVGTLKEIEKELADMGIEYFYIDGNVKSKERVDICNKFNAGERQAVLISLKAGGTGLNLVGADVVIHYDPWWNIAVENQASDRAYRIGQKKSVQVIKLVTEGTIEEKIIKIQESKRQLSENLLENKDGEKVLFEMSDKELMELLS, encoded by the coding sequence ATGGAACAAAAGAGTATTTCGTTAGAATTAAAAAAACAAATTACACCGAGTATTTTTGTAATTGGGCAGGAATATTATAATGAAAGTTTGGGAAATATAACTGCACTTTTTGCTGACGGGAATTTTATGACAGTGGAAGGGGAGTATAAGGAAAACAGTTTGTGCAAAACTTCTATTACAGTTGAGCAGAGAAAGGGTAAATTTATAGAGGCAAATTGCGACTGCATGTTTTTTAAAAATAATAAAAAAAATTGTTGTAAACATATTGTGACATTGGGAATGATGGCTGATCATTCAGAAAAAATTTCAAAAGTTATTGGGACTGGTGAAATTGAAATGATGTTTGAGGATGATTTTGAAGAAGATAATAAAAAACTGGCTCAAATTAAGGAAGAGCGGAAAAAAGAAAAAGAAAAGGCTGTGAAGAATGCTAAAAGGAAAGAAACTGAAGACAATGGAAAAAATAAATCACGTCAGAGAATTAAACTTAGGGAAGAAAAATTTAATGCGATGAATTCTGGTAAATCAGAAAGTATTTCTGTGGAAGCATATAATATTGACAATGAAAATCTGAAAAATATTAATTTAAAAAATAAAAATGCAGTTGAATTTGAATTTTTTGAAGAAAATGGAGAAAAGGCTGGAAATGCTGAGTTTATAGAGAAAAATGGAATAGTTGAGTTTCAAGCGGTGGAAAATAATGGGGAAATATTAGAAAATATTTCTGAAAAGATTAACAAAATTTATAATCTTCATCTGGAAAGTGAAAATATAGATTATGAGGAAAAGCAGGAAATGCGACTGGAAGTGGAAATTGATGAAGGAAGTTACAGCGATTATAAATACGGGTATGACTATAATCAGGAAAATAATGTGCCAGATTATATTTTACGGATAAAAACAGGATTTAAGAAAATATATTATGTAAAGGATATTTTGAAATTTATTGAAGCTGTCATAAAGGAAAGAGAGTATGAAATTACCTCTAAAATTACGTACAGTCCTAAAAACTGTTTTTTCAATGAAACTAATCAGAAAATAATCAATGCAATTTATGAATACAGTAAAGAGATTCAAAGTGTAATAAATAGTGGAATTAAAGATAAAAAAGGTCTAAAAGTCTATGAAATGCTTTTAAATAAACTGCTTACGGCTATGGAAAAGGGGAAAAACTTAGTTTTATTGGGGGAAACTAAACAGATAATGAATAGTTATGAACCTTTGTTTGTTATGGAAAATGGTAGAATTACAATAAGAAATATTGAAAAAATCTCTGAAAATAGTCCATTTTATACATTTGCAAATGATACAACGAAAGTCTTTAAAATGGATAAAAATGAAGAAAGATTTTTTGAGAAATTTGATTTATTAGATACAGAGCTGTTTAATCAGCTTTCAGATGAGGATAATAGAAAACTATGTGCGGTTTTAAGTTATGAAAATATTAATGTTGCAGAATATATCGAGGAAGATGGAAATATTGATATATTTGTGTCGGAAACTGATGAAAAGGAAGTTGTGAAGGTAAATTTATCAAATACTGTCTGTGCGGCAGAAAAAAATGGGAAATATTTTATTCCTAGAAAAAATGCGAAAATACTTGAAGAATTGAAAAAGCTTGTCGAAGGTTATTCTATTACAAATGTGGAATTAATTGAAGGTACTTATAATGTGAATTATGAAGGACTGGGGAAAATTTCAGAGTATATTGATAAAAAATATGCGGATAAAGTAAAAATTCATTTGGAAAATAAAATAAAAAATGCACGAAATATTGATGTCCATATTGGAATAAAAAAAGTTGAAAATAATTTTTTGAATGTCAGTTTTGATATTGAAGGAATAAAGGCTGAAGATGTGGAAATTGTGATGGAAGCTATAAAAAATGAACAAAAGTATATAACTCTTTCAAGTGGGGAATTGGTAAAAATTGCCAATAAAAGTATTGAAGAATTAGTTGGAATTGTAGATTCCATTTCTAATTTGAAGGTTGGAGAAAATAAAATTTCTAAAATAAAAGCTCTTCAGCTTGCACAAATTTCTAAAAATATTCAGGAAGATCTTGTAAAAATAGATGAATTTAAAGATTTATTTCATAAAATAAAAAATCGTGAAGAAATTGAACCTAATAATATAAAGGTAAATTTATTTCCGTATCAAAAGTTAGGATTTAACTGGCTGAAAAATATGTATGACATTGGGTTTGGAGGGATTCTTGCGGATGATATGGGACTTGGTAAGACTTTACAGACAATTTCACTGTTAAATGAAATTTATCAGGAAAATAGAAATTTTTCGGCATTAATTATTGTGCCAAGTTCATTGCTTTATAATTGGAAGGAAGAAATTATTAAGTTTACTGGAATAACTCCAGTTTTAGTTGAAGGAACGGCAGCCCAAAGAAGGAAAATTATTTCAAAAGGGTCGAAGGGATTCCTTATAACAACTTATCAGGCTTTGAGAAATGATATTGAAGAATATAAAAATAGGGAATTTGATGTGGTGGTTCTGGATGAGGCTCAAAATATAAAAACAACAACCTCTCAAATAAAGAAGGCTGTTATGAAAATTAACAGTAAAGTAAATTTTGCATTGACAGGAACACCAGTCGAAAATAATATTTTAGAATTGTGGTCAATTTTTGACTTTGTAATACCTGGTTACCTCGATAATTTGACAAAATTTAAGAAAACTTATAAGGAAGCCATTGTAAATCCAAATTCTTCTAAAATAAATAATTTACGTGAAATTATTGCTCCATTTCTGCTAAGAAGAACAAAGAAGGAAGTACTAACTGAATTACCTGATAAAATTGAATCTAATATGGTTGTAACGTTAAGTACAGAGCAAAAACAATTATATATGTCTTATATTAAGCAGGCTAAGAGTGAAATGAAGAAATTTAACGAAAATGATAATAATCGAATGAAAATACTTGCAATTTTGACAAAACTGCGTCAAATTTGTAATTCTCCAACTTTATTTAAGGAGGACTATAAGGGGGAAGTAGCAAAACTGGAAGTGTTACGTGATATTTTGCCAGATATAACTGAAAATGGGCATAGGTTATTGATATTTTCACAGTTTGTCGGTACTTTGAAGGAAATTGAGAAGGAACTTGCAGATATGGGAATTGAGTATTTTTATATTGATGGAAATGTGAAATCTAAAGAAAGAGTTGATATTTGTAATAAATTTAATGCTGGAGAGCGGCAAGCGGTGCTAATTTCGTTAAAGGCAGGTGGAACTGGACTAAATCTTGTCGGGGCAGATGTCGTGATACATTATGATCCTTGGTGGAATATTGCTGTAGAAAATCAAGCGAGTGACAGGGCGTATAGAATTGGACAGAAAAAAAGTGTGCAGGTTATAAAACTTGTGACAGAAGGTACGATTGAAGAAAAAATTATAAAAATTCAGGAAAGTAAACGTCAATTGAGTGAAAATCTGTTGGAAAACAAAGATGGGGAAAAAGTACTATTTGAGATGAGTGATAAGGAATTAATGGAACTTTTAAGTTAA
- the pdxS gene encoding pyridoxal 5'-phosphate synthase lyase subunit PdxS, with protein MKNERYELNKNLAQMLKGGVIMDVSTPEQAKIAEAAGAAAVMALERIPADIRAVGGVSRMSDPKMIKSIQEVVSIPVMAKVRIGHFVEAQILEAIEIDYIDESEVLSPADDKFHVDKKKFKVPFVCGAKDLGEALRRIAEGASMIRTKGEPGTGDVVQAVRHIRMMNQEIRRIQNMREDELYFTAKELQVPFDLVKYVHENGKLPVVNFAAGGVATPADAALMMQLGAEGVFVGSGIFKSGDPAKRAQAIVKAVTNYNDPKVLAEISEDLGEAMVGINENEIKILMAERGK; from the coding sequence ATGAAAAATGAAAGATATGAATTAAACAAAAATTTGGCACAAATGTTAAAAGGTGGAGTTATAATGGACGTTTCCACTCCTGAACAGGCAAAAATAGCTGAAGCAGCCGGAGCAGCTGCGGTTATGGCACTTGAAAGAATTCCAGCTGATATTAGAGCTGTGGGAGGAGTTTCAAGAATGAGCGACCCTAAAATGATTAAAAGTATACAGGAAGTTGTATCAATTCCTGTAATGGCAAAAGTTAGAATCGGTCATTTTGTGGAAGCGCAAATTTTGGAAGCGATAGAAATTGATTATATAGATGAAAGTGAAGTTTTATCGCCTGCTGATGATAAATTTCATGTAGATAAGAAAAAATTTAAAGTTCCTTTTGTATGTGGGGCAAAAGATCTAGGAGAAGCTCTTAGAAGAATAGCTGAGGGGGCTTCAATGATAAGAACTAAAGGTGAACCAGGAACTGGAGATGTCGTGCAGGCGGTAAGACATATAAGAATGATGAATCAGGAAATAAGAAGAATACAGAATATGCGGGAAGACGAGCTTTATTTCACTGCCAAGGAATTGCAAGTCCCTTTTGATTTAGTAAAATATGTTCACGAAAATGGTAAATTACCAGTAGTGAATTTTGCAGCAGGTGGAGTTGCTACCCCTGCAGATGCTGCTTTAATGATGCAGCTTGGAGCCGAAGGGGTATTTGTCGGATCAGGAATATTCAAATCTGGTGATCCTGCAAAAAGAGCTCAGGCGATAGTTAAAGCTGTTACTAACTACAACGATCCAAAAGTGTTAGCTGAAATCTCTGAAGATTTGGGGGAAGCTATGGTTGGAATCAATGAAAATGAAATCAAAATACTTATGGCTGAAAGAGGTAAGTAA
- the pdxT gene encoding pyridoxal 5'-phosphate synthase glutaminase subunit PdxT gives MKIGVLALQGAFAEHIKMLEKLGIESFEIRKKSDLSNAVNNNDVDGLIIPGGESTVIGKLLYDLDLFDDIKKLILKGLPVFGTCAGLILLAKEIENDNRTYLGAMDIKVRRNAYGRQLGSFFTESEFKGLGVIPMTFIRAPYISSVGKKVEILSEVDGNIVAAKKNNILVTSYHPELNDDLKVHEFFIEMCKKAK, from the coding sequence ATGAAAATTGGCGTATTGGCTTTACAGGGAGCTTTTGCAGAGCATATAAAAATGCTTGAAAAACTTGGGATAGAATCATTTGAGATAAGAAAAAAATCTGATTTAAGTAATGCGGTTAATAATAATGATGTTGATGGATTGATTATTCCAGGCGGAGAAAGTACAGTTATTGGGAAGCTGCTTTATGATCTTGATTTATTTGATGACATAAAAAAACTTATTTTGAAAGGACTGCCTGTATTTGGTACTTGTGCAGGTTTAATCCTTTTGGCAAAGGAAATTGAAAATGATAACCGGACTTATTTAGGAGCGATGGATATAAAAGTTAGAAGAAATGCCTATGGAAGACAGCTTGGAAGTTTTTTTACTGAAAGTGAATTTAAAGGGCTTGGAGTTATTCCTATGACATTTATTCGAGCACCGTATATTTCAAGTGTGGGAAAAAAAGTTGAGATTCTTTCGGAAGTTGATGGAAATATTGTCGCAGCAAAGAAAAATAATATTCTTGTGACTTCGTATCATCCCGAGTTAAATGATGATCTTAAAGTACATGAGTTTTTCATTGAAATGTGTAAAAAAGCTAAATAA
- a CDS encoding acyl carrier protein, with amino-acid sequence MLDKIKSIVVDQLGVDEDQVTEDASFVDDLGADSLDTVELIMAFEEEFDIEIPDEDAQKIKTVKDVMEYIEAKQ; translated from the coding sequence ATGCTAGATAAAATTAAATCAATAGTTGTAGATCAATTAGGTGTAGATGAGGATCAAGTAACTGAAGATGCATCTTTTGTTGATGATTTAGGAGCTGATTCATTGGATACAGTTGAATTAATCATGGCTTTTGAAGAAGAATTTGATATTGAAATTCCTGATGAAGATGCACAAAAAATTAAAACTGTTAAAGATGTAATGGAATACATCGAAGCTAAACAATAA